The sequence TATTTGTAAATGCCGATCCTGGATTTGACAGCGAAGATTTAAAACAAGTATGCATTGACTACGAGATTGAATTAAATGTAAAACCCAACTTGCGAAATCAAAAGAAGCAAAGTGATGAATACCGATATTTTGATGATCAACTTTACAAAAGACGAACAAAAATTGAACATGCCAATGCCTGGATGGATGCTTTTAAAGCATTGCTTGTCAGATATGAAAAACTTGTTGAAACATGGATGGCATTGCAATGGCTGGCTCTTATAACCCTTTTTTGTAGAAAATTAAAAGTATAAACAACTTCAGTGAAAAATTTCAATTCCTGAATCTGGAAGCAGACAGAGTATTGACCCGTGATGAGTTAAAAAGTATTTATGGCGGTGCAGAATGTGGTGCGGCAGCAGGCGGCGCCTTATGCCCCGGCAACCTTTGCTGCAGTGTCTATGGCTTCTGTGGAGATACGACTGGGTATTGTGATGCAAATTGTGATAATCTATGTAGTGAACCAAGTGGTAAATGTACAACAGGCGGAGGAATGCCCGGTACTTGTACAGCAGTTACCTGTATTGCAACTGGAGGTTATTTCTACGAATGCTTGGCTTAAATTAACCATTCAACTGGCCTGATAATTTTTATTATCAGGCTTTTTTTTTAATTTAATAGTTATGATTAAATATATTCTGATATTAACATTGTTGTTACCAGTCCTGATAACGAAGGGCCAGTCATTTGAATTAAATGGTATTATTGAAGGGAAAGATAGCGGCGTTATATTTCTCTATTATAAAAGCACAGAACGATATCAATTGGACAGTGCTAAGATTAAAAATGGACATTTTCATTTTCAGGGGGAAATTGCCGGACCGGTAGTCGCTTCTCTGAATAAATTCAGACCGGAAAAGCTGAAGAGTATTCACGACCGGAATGAGTTCTATATAGACCCTACAAAAATGGATATCACTGTGGAGGCCGATAAGTTTGAGCATTTCACTCTGAAAGGTGCTGCGACCGACAAGGACCGGGTATCGCTTATAAAATCCCAACAGTCAGAACGGGATAGTATCAACCTGCTCTCAGCTGCTATCGAAGCCACCACTGATAAGAATTTAAAATTAACATACATTCAGGCTACCAACCGGCTTAACCATATTATTCGTGAAAAGGATTCGGTGTTCATCGTACATCATCCGGATTCATATGTTGCTGCAGATCTGTTGCAAAAAAGTATAAGTTTTCATACCATTAGTTTTACCTCATACGACAGCCTTTATCAAAGAATGCCACTAGCCATTCAGCAAAGTGAAGTAGGCAAAAAGATAAAGGTAACAGTTGACAAAGAGAAAGCAGTTTCACCAGGAATGATAGCACCCGCATTCCCTTCCATAGATACCCTGACAGGTAAAAGGGCCATATTGCTGGACTTCTGGGCATCCTGGTGTATTCCCTGCCGCCAGCTGGCTCCACAGCTACATCAGCTATATGAGCAGTATAAGGATAAGGTTGAATTTATCAGCATATCACTGGACAAGAATAAAGCTGACTGGATAAAAGCCACTCAGGAAGATAATATCAGCTGGGTGAATATACTTGAAGACAATCTCCAACAGTTATCCCGCAGGTACTTTGTATCCACTATACCTACTTATGTATTGATAGGCGCTGATAAAAAGATCATAGGTAATTATGCGCCGCTAACATGGCAGGAGCTCAAGACCGCGCTGGCTAATCTGAACTAATTATGAATTCCCCCTGCGGGGCCGGCAGTAGGTATGCCTTTCATTCTGAAGTTATATAAGTATGAAAAGGCTATTACTACTCCCACACTATTCCTGTTAGTGATGACAACTTTGGCCCAGCAAACAGGGCATGTTATTCTGATCACAATAGATGGTCTCAGACCCGACTTTTATCAGGTTGCTTCCTGGGATATGGAGAACCTGCGCATGATGAAAGATAGTGGTACTTATGCATATGGTGTGAACAGTGTATTCCCAACTGTCACCTATCCCAACCACACTCCCCTGATTACAAGAAATAAACGAGGGTAATTTTGGCTACATATCTTGGTTAACTGGATGTACGGTAAGGAATTTCACTAACAAACGAATAAATCTTAGATAAATCCTCTTTAAATAAGTTCGAAAGATGTCCCTTATAGCCCGCTAAAATGACAAAACCCGCTGTTAGTCAGCGGGTTTTGTCATTTTAGAATTATTGTAGCAATTGTAACTACTTATTATTCAACTGTTGTTGGTTCGAATCCCTTTTTATTTTACAATATTGCGGCAAACAAGCTTCAGAATACTTCAATAATCGCCGATAAAGCCATGCATCAAAAATCTAACTCTATGGGAAGTTAATTTTACGAATATGCAACATTTTTACTCGGTCGGCTGAGAAATACCATTCAAAAAACACATAGATTCTTGTGCAGGGAAAGCGGTTACCTATAGCCGCACGATTTAATTCCAGCCTTTTAGCGAATTTTAACGCCAGTTACGGAAAATAAATTTATAATTCAATTTCCTTGAAATGTTCTACAACTGGGAATGGATCATAATAATGATGCAATAGTTCCTTCCAATGCACATAGACATCGGATTGTCTAAAACCTATTGTGTGGTCTTCTAACTTATCCCATTCGACTAACAGAATATATTTGTTGACGTTTTCTAAACATTTTTGCAAACTGTGATGACGATAACCCGGTATTGATCTGATATATTGTCCTGCTTTCTTAAAATCTATTTCAAATTCCGGGTATAGTCCCGGCTTTATATACAAAATCGCTACTTCCAATATCATAATGTTAAATTATGCTATCCGCAGTTTGGTAATTAAGGAAGATACAAGATACCAAATGATGCTGATAAGTCTTGTTTCATGAACTCAAAGAAGATGTCAATAGAGATGCCGCTCCTGAATAAATGTTATGCAAAATCAGTTCACTTCTTTGACCAAAAATTCTTCAACAGATCGTTTCTCTGAAGAGAAGCTAATACCAAT is a genomic window of Chitinophaga sp. LS1 containing:
- a CDS encoding TlpA disulfide reductase family protein, with the translated sequence MIKYILILTLLLPVLITKGQSFELNGIIEGKDSGVIFLYYKSTERYQLDSAKIKNGHFHFQGEIAGPVVASLNKFRPEKLKSIHDRNEFYIDPTKMDITVEADKFEHFTLKGAATDKDRVSLIKSQQSERDSINLLSAAIEATTDKNLKLTYIQATNRLNHIIREKDSVFIVHHPDSYVAADLLQKSISFHTISFTSYDSLYQRMPLAIQQSEVGKKIKVTVDKEKAVSPGMIAPAFPSIDTLTGKRAILLDFWASWCIPCRQLAPQLHQLYEQYKDKVEFISISLDKNKADWIKATQEDNISWVNILEDNLQQLSRRYFVSTIPTYVLIGADKKIIGNYAPLTWQELKTALANLN
- a CDS encoding alkaline phosphatase family protein, yielding MPFILKLYKYEKAITTPTLFLLVMTTLAQQTGHVILITIDGLRPDFYQVASWDMENLRMMKDSGTYAYGVNSVFPTVTYPNHTPLITRNKRG
- a CDS encoding antibiotic biosynthesis monooxygenase, with amino-acid sequence MILEVAILYIKPGLYPEFEIDFKKAGQYIRSIPGYRHHSLQKCLENVNKYILLVEWDKLEDHTIGFRQSDVYVHWKELLHHYYDPFPVVEHFKEIEL